Within Cydia pomonella isolate Wapato2018A chromosome 26, ilCydPomo1, whole genome shotgun sequence, the genomic segment tatgctagtgattctgagttggaagaacccaaaaatatcatgatgtgtgtgaatcagatttttaatattttcatggaaaacgctcatatttctcataaaataatttaataataataggtacttgataatactgataacaaaaaattttctaatgagtctcgaacccacatcctattgcatgtatttccacgtacataccgcaacgccatTGAAGcttactcacgctgtgccaaattgtctactacatggatcccagtaagactgtttcaatgtgtgagtgatacttagaaatagagtcaagaaacattctgtcgacattaaggggtagtttttgtacaatgaagtgttcaatgtttgttgtaatagttcaatatttatttaaagagtgcgctaaatataatttacagtatagaaataccaagactactccacaaaaaaattaaaactcaaaatttgcaattgtggcgccatctagtgaggtttaagctttgggtaacctagtcgaaccaccttaatatgGTATTGTTACAATCGTTTTCTTGATAACAGAATTAAGGCCTATGCGTGAGAAATAAGCGAGTATTGAGTGCTCACTTCATAAATCTGTGATTTTATCAAAACGCATATTATTGTCGTAGCCGACATGAGCGTcaagtagtggatttatcagtactgctactcgataATAGATGTCGCAACAAACGAAaactctaatgctcaacaattttcagctacttattaatattttaaccgGGACCATATTTTTAACTCCTTTTGCTTGTAATAGTTATATTGTAAATTGTtaagcaatacacttttcgtaagtcgcgacactcgtgacatctagtgtcaggTAGCGGTGCCGATAAagccgctacttgacgctagatgtcgactacgaaaataataagcgttttggtaggAAAACTGACGTATGTAGTGAGTACTctgcttatttatttctctgATTAAGGCATAAAAATGGAGGCATGATATGCATAGCAGGAATTTATTTTGCCGTAGTAATATATACTTCAATGGAATTTAAACCATTTTCAATTTCAACAATAGTTGCATTTTTTGTTCAATTTCAGTATAAAATTAACTCAACCCTATTCCCTTGGTtattaatttcaaattcaattggcttttttttgtttggtgGCCCTTAAGAGGATATAAGCTTTTCCAATTACctcttttactttatttattatatattttacatccAATTATAACGCACGCCACGCCAACAAAATCTTATCTATTTATTACCACCAATACTAATATTGGTGATTAGGATTCCGAACCCGTTGGCGCGTCGCTGGGACAGCCCTatgcagggggcctaccgcgaaaaccgaaattcgcaaattgcggggatctttctcttttactcttactaagacgtaattagaatgacagagaaaaatgcccgcaattgacgaacttcgatttttgcggttatagcccaggcccGCTGGATAGCGCTGCAAGCCCACTAAGCACTTGGTGCGAATAACATAATTTagtatattgtaatttactgACACCTAGTTTCATAAGAACATTGTAGTACTAACGTAATATGGGCTTCAtgccaaataaaatattgaattgaattgaattgtaccAACAGTTCATTCAGCCCATAAACGAGAGAGTGCCAAAGACCCTCGTCAAGCCACTGACCTAAAGTTAGACGACACACCAAATGATCAATATAGGGTGGCAATGGCTGTGTCCATCGGAACTAGAGAGGGTACTGATTtaggtaagatttttttttaacaaaaatatggttTTGATTAAACAAGGGCTGTCCAAGTTCATAATAATGCCTGAacctgtttatatatatatttttttatatattgatatTGTAGAGATACGAGtatcttcttccttgcgttgtcccggcattttgccacggctcatgggagcctggggtccgcttgacaactaatcccaagatttggcgtaggcaatagtttttatgaaagcgactgccatctgaccttccaacccagagggtaaactaggccttgttgggattagtccggtttcctcacgatgttttccttcaccgaaaagcgactggtaaatatcaaatgatatttcgtacataagttccgaaaaactcattggtacgagccaaggtttgagcccgcgacctccggattgcaagtcgcacgctcttaccgctaggccaccagtggtTACGTagagatacgagtataataattatgaatacaGTGCGCCCCAAAAAACATTTACAAACTGCAAGCGATCCGtgtaatcataaaaaaatgagtaaagagtccgcagcaaagtcggccgaatttcaccttcccatacaaacgcagtTTCCTTCTCATTCTAATAACGCGTGTCGGATTGTATCATTTACTTAACTCCTGAATTTGGACAGCCCCATCAGAACGGCTTTAACTCATATTTTTCTTTGCAGATTATCACATAGAGCACCATCCCGATCATCATGGTACGATATCCCATAATCCAGGATGGACACTCAACCACATACCACACCACTTTCACGAATACAAAAACGAGTTTCACGATTACAAAAACAATGAGTTTCACGAATCGAAAAACGACGAATTTCATAATTACAAAACACACGAAGACAATGAATATAAAACAATTACCACACACGATATCAAGGGTTCAAATGAAGATTTTAATCACTTGGAAGGTGCTTAGTAAAATATTGACAATAAAATAGGgtagttttttgttttagtaCGTATAAAAGTACATATATAAGACCGTGATTCTATATTCGACATCTATAGTTATGGATGTCATggtttttttagtaatagggtagtttccaatttttttaacgctcgtattacgttctatattaactaaaacttgccctaaaattcaacttttatactaaaaacggctttaaatatgttaaattaacaaaatatattttgacagatgctttcgcgcccaaaacgctctttgaaaattgtgtgacgtcacagtttacggtttgacacataactacatacacacgtagaagatacgaactgtcaactgacatttgtcatttgttgtttatcgcctaactgtcaacagtgtcaatccgagagttgtgacgtcatcagaatcttcaatgacgtttcgagtttggtcacgtgacgtgtgccaaaagatattttaaattcaatatttacaaaaatatggtcattacaggtcccctaaaagtagtttaacatgatcttataatccaaaagaatttattgggatacaattctgccctaagacttgttgatggaaacaaccctattgtgccAAATAGTGTaagtaaaaatacattatactTGGCAAAATTGTTAAAATACCTGAATCTAATATTTTGGGGTTATAGGTCTGTTTAATAACTTACCCGGCAACTCTTTGGTTAGCAAGTGGTAGGGGTAAgcgcagggccggatttaggggagggaaGCCGGGGCTACAGCcacggggcctccacaaaagagggcccccacaatagagacttccaaaagtttaccattttatttggaaaataatttggggcctgGGGGCCTcgactcctttattgcccgaggcctccagacctctaaatccggcattgggtaagcggaagctaaaGATAGTGTTGTAGACTCGTTTACTTGGTTAGGAGAAGTCAAAGAATCTACATCATGTTCTCATGTCTCATGTTTTACTTTTGAcactcaattgctcaaaggttgacgggaagagatcccttatagggataagttcgcctttgtacattgccaacatatttttttactgtataCTTACCTGtctcttatgtacaataaagtgtttacatacatacatactacatCTTGATGGTAACGGCAGTGGGGCGACATTCCtactttcgggcattctcggctccattcggctctgcattgctccgagcaatcattagggttggcacaacttgacgtccctatgcatgcacgaccacagataatatAACGCCTTGAATATTGACAAGCGTATATAGCCAAAAGAGATAGTGccacattagaaagggacagcaagATTCGtccctgggctataaccgcgaaagttcgtcaattgcggtcatttttctctgtcactctaattacgtcttagtgagagtaaaagagaaagattccgcAATTCGCAAATTtaggtttttgcggtaggcccccagaatCACTGTCAAACTGTATTGAAGGAAGTGTAATTTCTGTATGgtggtactattatttattctgtggtaacGGGTTAAGCGAAGTTAGGGAGGCAATTCCATTTCCTATATGGTGCCCAAAAATATCTGCACTcgctctaacgccttgacaaggcttgttcagatatttatgagcaccttggccgctccgatatatctgatggcgactgaaagTGTTCACCAAATTTTACGAGAATTCGTGGAAAAGTGCTACTTGTAGAGAACATCTGAACAAACGAAGAATTTTTTCCCAACCTGGAAAGGAGACCTTCACTTTGACTCggtcaattatttaaaataatgggAATTATGTgggttttttatataccacctcggtggcaaataagtatacggcccgcctgatggtaagcagtcaccgtagcctatggacgccttcaactccagaggtgttacatgcgcgattaccctttaaaaacctgtacactcctttttcgaAGAACTCCATATTGTAGACTCTCGGGAAAACTTCGGAAGGGGAGCTCCCGCTCATTCTACAGctggagcgtccgcgggagaaAATGCAATGGCGTGGCgaggcaagaccaaaatttggtgtgagcaaggtacatttagcgaggccctctggtggcgcaagaaataacgaatattTGTTTACCCAGTTACatgtatttgaggcgcgagggctcccggaccgcgaggccgtaggcggtggcccacgtcgcccacgccctGATAATGTGTGCGTGTTTTTATATGTAATGCTTTCTTTTTGTTACAGGTCACTAAGCCATCTCCAAGATCTATTCTCTTCAGGaattcattaaaattatcaacttGTCTTTTAAGTATACCAAATTAGTCATTGTTTTagttaattcatttattttacatgAATATGTATACTTGGCGCGGCAAATCATGATCCCTATGACCGttaatttttgtatggagtagcTATCAATCTCaaaagtttttagatttttttttggtatcacTGAGAGGAAAAACCATTTAAATCaattgaaattttattaacattaacGTTTCTAACAGTTCCATGTGATGTGaagcctatcgaacaaaacagtaaattttactgttccgaaaagacagtaagttttactgttttgagtagctaaaataTAACGTCGTGactgttcatttatttttatcgtttttttcaatacttagtaATGTACAAACAGTTAaagttactgttttgtattttactgtttttcaaacatttgttgatattgaaTAAAGCAGTTAATTCAAATGAAGAATCTCTTTAATGTGTGCTCgagagattattttttttcaagttatactttaacacattttttttaatttacaaatgtAACAATTAAGTGGAAAAAATACGGTAACCTATttctttaattgtttttttaattattttattagcctGTCTCAAAGCAACtttgcagtagggctaagatggtcggctctttatcatttgtcaccatgcctgtcacgttctaacaagtatgtaagcgcgaaagtgacaggcatagtgacaagtgataaaaatggaaccatgctgccaccgcagaacTCTCATACGGATCATCATTTGCCGCGTCAAGTATAGTATCTTTCAAACGAAGTCCGTTTtctcaatttaataaaaaaaccggccaagagcatgtcgggccacgctcagtgtagggttccgtagttactcttctgtcacaataagctaaactggagcttaaagtatagtaaattgttaaccaagggatgaaacggtacctttcacctgagttaaacaaataggcaaatttgcataatcagtacctaattaaaataagtctttttactatgaagggaattttttttgcgataactcaaaaacagctaaactgatcatgtccgctatagttttcatttaatgtctttcttaagctctacttccacgatttttttcatattttttggacctatggttcaaaagttagagggggggacacattttatttttctttcggagcgattatctccgaatatattcactttatcaaaaaatgtttcttgaaaacccctattagttttgaaagacctttccaacgataccccacactttagggttgaagcgaaaaaaaaatttcacccccactttacgtgtaggggaggtaccctaaaaccattaaatttttagattttattgtacgactttgtcggctttattgatttatatatccatgccaaatttcagctttctagcactaacgaccacggagcaaagcctcggacagacagacagacagacagacagacagacagacggacatggcgaaactataagggttccgttttatgccatttggctacggaaccctaaaaaatggttataaaacatttttcttcttGTGTAGTAATTTTTGCTGTTTTCAGTTGATCGCAAAACATTGACTTTTCCCgattttttaaaataggtaATATCTTGATTAGTACAAATTCAATCGCTGCGacacaatgccggatttagaggtctggaggcctcggggcaacaaaggagtggaggccACCTGGccacaaattatttttcatttaaaatggacaattttccgaagtctctattgtgggagCCCCTCTTTtatggaggccccggggctgtagccccggttgccctcccctaaatccggccctgtgcGACACATTAGACGTAGTCAgccaatgaaaaaaatatgtaggcACGAAGGGTTATCgacccatagaaaatttgaataatgcgcctttttctacttacAAAGTTGTTAGACAGACTATATTTGACCAGATCGCGCACGACTTTAATAGTTAGTAGACTAGTAAtagaaagtattatttattttatatcactGGTAGGTTCTATTGAACCAAAGATTTTTAAGATTCATTTTATATTCGGCAAAAGTACTTTGCTACGTTTTAGTTTAAGACTGTCTCATTCAtcgtactaataatatttaaggttgttatttttttgtattttgtactagTGGTTCTTTGTTATTATCGGGTTCTGTAtgctttttatgttttttttttcaaaaaaataacaactcTGGTTATTTCGAATCAGAATGATAGTCctcctattatttatttatttaacatttattgcacaatacaaaaagtacaaatggcggacttaatgtcttaaggcattctcAACCAGTCAACCTCTTACACGGGCCCGTCTTCGGGCCTGacatcagggggcctaccgcgaaaaccgaaattcgtaaattgcggggatctttcttttttactctcactaagatataattagagtgacaatgaaaaatgcccgcaattgacgaacttcgattttcgcggtaggcccccaggcctGATttagtgtggatgtaattggcccttaaCCGGAGAagacgaaatcgagcgatcgaaattaaaaaatcggtctccttatcgatttaatttatcaaggaaattgacattaACATGTAACGCTGTTTAGTCGCTTTTacattaatatttgtttaatcaaaataaattgcAACCGTATCACAGAAGGCCTCTAATCACTTTTATATCAAGCGTGGCCATCACTTTCTAATGTATATTTGAGAGTGACGTTTGACAGTGACATAATTAGATATACAATAAAAGAACcatctatggaaggtagaggtaatgaatgaaatctccatgtaccaagaAGTGTCCGTCAAATAACCttaataggtggcgctacaatacctagattatttgaaaaaaaaaatcaaatcatagacagcgcactttacacccaaagagcatatatttACACCGTCAATaacgttcttagctactctagcgctactttggagagttttggaactattatttatagctgatagctggacacttttgcaacagttctgcctatggagatttcattccttacctctaccttccatagaacCATCATTGAGGCGGTAATCACAGGGCTCCGCACTCCGGAGCAGCGTCCGATGCTgcggtttttacaagcttttaagtCCCTGGccagctcggccgaatttcaccttcccatacacaCGGAGTTTCGTTCAAATTTTAAGACTAaatacgtgttggattgtaatgaaactttgcacatacatgaggtatatctagtcctgtaattagttttatataactccagtataaaacaaaagaaatggagcaaaaacaagttttgcgtgaaaactttttttttatactacgttggtgacaaacaagcatacggcccgcctgatggtaagcagtctccttagcctatgtacgcctgcaactccggaagagtcacatgcgcgttgccgaccctagcatccctccttcgttgagctctggcaaccgtactcaccggcaggaacacaacactatgagtagggtctagtgttatttggctgcggttttctgtaaggtccgctggctgtgccctaccacacaaagcaagatgacattcacaatgcccatacctctcttttggacgtagtttaaggacgtacccgggtccacgggttaaattcgctgtattttttgtaaCTATGGTATCGATatttgaagctacataaactaattacaggactagatataccgtAACGAACGGTAACAGCTTACGGTTAAATTTGTActtaatggttaattttcatatttacaattctaattaacgttcgaccAACACTGATTACCGCTATGCAAGTGTGGTAAGATAAATTCTCAagcaaatataaatgtatgtatgtaactatataCAGcatgtccctagccattggacaaatccgaaatgtacatatgcattagggtatttagaatcagtgtacaaagtatcatagcaaccggtgtagcggtttcgaagaaattaacaaattaccaaaaaTCCTAAACGAATGGTATGGAACCTTCTttgacctttttgattatcttttttatttatgacactaataaagcgtctgacttttgaaaaatttcatcattatcaaatatttcgaacaaattgtcaaaaacactgccaaagattcacacagagtgtttatttttgttgtcgattattgcaaataacttttgttcgaaaaaaattttttttttatcttttgttctcattaaaaaagtattaacgttagagcattcctgagaagtaaccctacgtgggttttcagggtttgtccaatggctaaggtcaccctgtatgtaattatgtatatttataaactctTCATTGTACAAAGCAAACATACAAATATAGCACAGGATGgacagtacaaaggcgaacttatcccttatTTGTTGAAAgtaatgatgtatttttgtcgACTGCACTTAATTGAAGTAGTTACAGTCaccattagatatatcggagcggccgaggtgctcagaaatatctgaacacgcactatAACGCCTTGAGAATAGAGGCGtgtacagatatttgtgagcacattggccgctccgatatatttgatgacGATTGTAAATTGCGTTTACTTTTAGGTAAGGATTGACAAacggttatttttaattaaaaaatacggaCACCGACAAACACGTGGAAAACATTATTTTGtcacttatttataaaattttattgttaaccTCACAATTAAGCGGCGCGTTTtagatattgattttatttgggttattcccactagttaccaccaagtggttaccagtggtaactagtgggaatttttttcccggcttttaccactggtaactactgggaaaaaaatcccagtagttatcagtggtaacaacttggtggtaactgtTGGGaataatcctttttttttattgttaatacaATAGAACGTACTCgtccataaaaaaagagaagatggttttccacttctaaatatattccattctccatgatttttagtatgttattgacacgatGAGAAACTTGGTTGGTTTGGTTGGTTggtttggttggttggttggttggttggcttggttggttggttggttgacTTGGttggtttttaaattttcaaaaacaaaaaataataataagaaatctataaacctagaatatattatactgaagcgatcgacatcaatttcaaaataatttgttaaaattagttagtggaaaccattttctcccgaaatggaatttcatataattttcttccctcttaaggtagaaaattaaatataaaaccatCTGACAATTAAAATCCAAGGTGAAAACCTTATTCTTACCagataatattgcatttaatTAGACATTAATGTAAATTAGTAATTAGTAAATTAGAAATatgaagtaatagagtgctcactccatacatcagttttggtaccaaaatgcttattattttcgcagtcgacatctaccatcgagtagcggaactctcagtactgctactcgacaatagatatagagcaaaaagtctaatgctcaacgattttccgctaatattataaccagagtaaccggaactctattttcaactcctacgcttactctggttatattagaggaaaatcgttgagcattactttttgtttgccgcgatatctattgtcgagtagcagtactgagagttccgctactcgatgctagactCGTCGACTGcgaaataataatcattttggtaccaaaactgatgtatggagtgcactctattacttcttatttctctatggtaaggtggggtaaaacgaacatagtttattttgctcggggc encodes:
- the LOC133532145 gene encoding histidine-rich glycoprotein-like isoform X1; the protein is MKKVGHTMMPLVFHVGAASTWMLLTTLLTAKTLAVGLALLVFKIAAGSAKLASFFTQLKHSNEDHHGYSPAWTPHYEHHDYHIEHHPDHHGTISHNPGWTLNHIPHHFHEYKNEFHDYKNNEFHESKNDEFHNYKTHEDNEYKTITTHDIKGSNEDFNHLEGA